From Actinomyces slackii, a single genomic window includes:
- the cas7e gene encoding type I-E CRISPR-associated protein Cas7/Cse4/CasC, with amino-acid sequence MSTFVDIHVIQSVPPSCVNRDDSGSPKSAVYGGIRRLRVSSQSWKRATRLHFQNHLDATDLGTRTKRVVEVLAARIAAEAPDLAESAVGLAEDVFGAAKIKLTPPRNKKDAPKESGYLIFLSSSQISRLSELAIASASTGDKLDPKQVKKIFKEEHAIDVSLFGRMVADDTDLNVDAACQVAHAISTHAAENEYDFFTAVDDAKFTAEEQEDAGAGMMGTVEFSSATMYRYATVNLDMLRENLGDDEAVIRALEAFINGFCLSMPTGKQNTFANRTVPDLVTVQIRNDQPVSLVGAFEDAVTRKEGEGYVAQSVEALASYAANVERAYGLAPSRSFVVSLKDSDAVSSLGERVAFPDLPSRVRNAVTPGVLGQEQS; translated from the coding sequence GAGCGTCCCGCCGAGCTGTGTGAACCGGGATGACTCCGGATCTCCCAAGTCAGCGGTCTACGGCGGCATCCGCCGTCTGCGTGTGTCCAGCCAATCCTGGAAGCGAGCCACCCGGCTTCACTTCCAGAATCACCTCGATGCGACCGACCTCGGCACCCGCACCAAGCGAGTCGTCGAGGTTCTCGCCGCCAGGATCGCAGCGGAAGCACCGGACCTCGCCGAATCCGCCGTCGGCTTGGCAGAGGACGTGTTCGGTGCGGCCAAGATCAAGCTCACCCCACCGCGCAACAAGAAGGACGCGCCTAAGGAATCGGGGTACCTCATCTTCCTGTCCTCCAGTCAGATCTCGCGGCTCAGTGAACTCGCCATCGCCTCTGCCAGCACTGGCGACAAGCTGGATCCCAAGCAGGTCAAGAAGATCTTCAAGGAGGAGCACGCTATTGATGTCTCCTTGTTCGGACGGATGGTCGCTGACGACACCGACCTCAATGTGGATGCCGCCTGCCAGGTGGCCCACGCCATCTCCACCCACGCTGCTGAGAACGAGTACGACTTCTTCACCGCGGTGGATGACGCCAAGTTTACCGCTGAGGAGCAGGAGGACGCAGGTGCGGGCATGATGGGAACAGTGGAGTTCTCCTCGGCCACCATGTACCGCTACGCCACTGTCAACCTGGACATGCTGCGAGAGAATCTCGGCGACGATGAGGCCGTGATTCGCGCATTGGAGGCCTTCATTAACGGCTTCTGCCTGTCAATGCCCACCGGCAAGCAGAACACCTTCGCCAACCGCACAGTACCGGATCTCGTCACCGTGCAGATCCGGAACGACCAGCCGGTCTCACTTGTCGGTGCCTTCGAGGACGCTGTCACCAGGAAGGAGGGCGAGGGGTATGTGGCTCAGTCCGTGGAGGCGCTGGCCTCCTACGCCGCCAACGTCGAGCGCGCCTACGGTCTCGCTCCCTCACGCTCCTTCGTCGTCAGCCTCAAGGACTCCGATGCAGTCAGCTCACTGGGCGAGCGCGTCGCCTTCCCCGACCTGCCGTCCCGGGTGCGGAACGCAGTGACGCCAGGAGTGCTCGGACAGGAGCAGTCCTGA